From Rudanella lutea DSM 19387, a single genomic window includes:
- a CDS encoding MFS transporter gives MQTKGKPKLSFWQIWNMSFGFLGIQYGFGLQQANMSPIYRYLGADEASIPGLWLAGPLTGLLLQPIIGAVSDRSWSPTWGRRKPFILAGALLGSIAMILMPNSPYVWMAAGLMWMLDAGLNSAMEPFRAFVGDMLDDEQRPTGFAVQSFMVGFGQTLANLMPYILPLLGISMVMSDEQLANGIPNSVRYPFYIGGAAIVISVLWTIRTTKEHPPVDDSYKQPHVFTDEEKKSISFWHLALSAGAAILAFFFAARVGGVSAGLLWGGGILAGSYLILMLPIFKEILASLSAMPTVMRQLWWVKFFTWYGLPLMWQYLSLSAARYAFNAPDAFSNKAGFEEGTKWGGLCFAMFSISCAVISIFIPRIARAIGSARLTHAVFLTIGAMGFFLTLTSNDKLVYLIGMTIIGLAWGSIMSMPYLMLASAVPKERMGVYMGIFNGFICVPQFIGMLTVPLYYKPILGDDPRNALVLAGVCLLLAAGSCFLVKEVKQSQDAALPVGAGGH, from the coding sequence ATGCAAACGAAAGGTAAACCCAAACTAAGTTTTTGGCAGATCTGGAACATGAGTTTCGGATTTCTGGGTATCCAGTACGGCTTCGGCCTCCAGCAAGCCAACATGAGCCCGATCTACCGGTATCTGGGCGCCGACGAAGCATCCATTCCGGGCCTTTGGCTGGCCGGTCCGCTCACCGGTCTCCTTCTTCAACCTATCATTGGCGCGGTTTCAGACCGGAGTTGGTCGCCGACCTGGGGCCGTCGGAAACCGTTTATTCTGGCGGGTGCGCTGCTTGGTAGCATTGCTATGATCCTGATGCCCAACTCCCCCTATGTCTGGATGGCGGCCGGTCTGATGTGGATGCTCGATGCGGGCCTTAACTCAGCGATGGAGCCGTTTCGGGCGTTTGTGGGCGATATGCTCGACGATGAGCAGCGGCCAACGGGCTTTGCCGTTCAGTCGTTTATGGTGGGCTTTGGGCAAACCCTGGCCAACCTTATGCCGTACATTCTGCCGTTGCTCGGTATCTCAATGGTGATGTCCGACGAGCAACTGGCCAACGGCATTCCGAACTCAGTGCGGTACCCATTTTATATCGGTGGGGCTGCCATTGTGATTTCGGTGCTCTGGACAATCCGCACCACCAAGGAGCACCCGCCCGTTGATGATAGCTACAAACAGCCGCACGTGTTTACTGACGAGGAGAAAAAGTCGATCTCGTTCTGGCATCTGGCTTTGTCGGCCGGAGCCGCCATTCTGGCATTTTTCTTTGCCGCCCGGGTGGGTGGTGTGTCGGCTGGCCTGCTGTGGGGCGGGGGGATTCTGGCGGGTAGCTACCTGATTCTGATGCTGCCGATTTTTAAAGAAATCCTGGCGTCGCTCTCGGCCATGCCCACGGTGATGCGTCAGCTTTGGTGGGTCAAGTTTTTCACCTGGTACGGTCTCCCGCTTATGTGGCAGTACCTGTCGCTGTCGGCGGCCCGGTATGCGTTCAATGCACCCGACGCGTTCTCCAACAAGGCGGGGTTTGAGGAGGGTACCAAATGGGGTGGCCTTTGCTTTGCTATGTTCAGCATCTCGTGCGCGGTCATTTCGATTTTTATTCCCCGGATTGCCCGGGCCATCGGGAGTGCCCGGCTGACCCATGCCGTGTTTCTCACCATTGGCGCTATGGGCTTCTTCCTGACGCTTACCTCCAATGATAAACTGGTGTACCTCATCGGCATGACCATCATTGGCCTGGCCTGGGGATCAATCATGTCAATGCCGTACCTGATGCTGGCGAGCGCCGTTCCGAAAGAGCGGATGGGCGTTTACATGGGTATCTTCAACGGGTTCATTTGCGTACCGCAATTCATTGGTATGCTCACCGTACCGCTGTATTACAAGCCTATTCTGGGCGATGACCCGCGCAACGCGCTGGTGCTGGCGGGTGTGTGTTTGCTGCTGGCAGCTGGGTCTTGTTTCCTGGTGAAAGAAGTTAAACAAAGTCAGGATGCTGCTCTGCCCGTTGGTGCGGGAGGGCATTGA
- a CDS encoding BamA/TamA family outer membrane protein: MLPPTHSLGQSARLDSSVVVRNIVLTGHVRTRERIIFRELEIKPGDTIRVADLPGKLAWDSRKLNNTNLFITVSVTASRIADSTGIGQPEPVRSARARPAGPTPVDVFVTMKERWYALAYPVFDLADRNFNEWWYDRGRSLRRVIYGGRLDYRNVTGNNDRLGVIAEFGFLRRFFVTYQRPYIDRAQRLGFRVDALYQTNKEIAYRSRFDKLVFLRSEELLRRRLYVGASLTHRNGFYQFHGLGLRYVDNQIADTVARLNPAYYGDARTRQRYLQLSYGYRFDRRDNVAYPLRGSLITGDLIWNGLLPRDDLRQVELVASAARFWALSPKPDNRWYASSGVRGQVIFPQSQPYNDLRGLGYLQEVVRGYELYIIDGQHFGLWKNSLRYNLFNTVKHLRWVKVKQFSTFPIAAYLTGFVDAGYVSSTIARPFESRLANRPLLGTGLSLDVVTFYNVVGRFSATVNGQGQRGFYFNIAQEF, encoded by the coding sequence TTGTTGCCCCCAACCCATTCGTTGGGGCAGTCGGCCCGGCTCGATTCGAGCGTTGTGGTTCGCAACATTGTACTCACAGGGCATGTGCGTACCCGAGAGCGCATCATTTTTCGTGAACTCGAAATAAAACCGGGCGACACCATCCGGGTGGCCGACCTACCCGGCAAACTAGCCTGGGATAGCCGAAAACTGAATAATACCAACCTCTTCATCACGGTGAGCGTAACCGCCAGCCGTATTGCCGACTCTACGGGCATTGGTCAGCCGGAGCCCGTTCGCTCAGCCAGAGCCCGCCCGGCAGGCCCTACTCCCGTCGATGTGTTTGTGACCATGAAAGAGCGCTGGTACGCGCTGGCGTATCCCGTGTTTGATCTGGCCGACCGTAACTTCAATGAGTGGTGGTACGACCGGGGCCGAAGCCTGCGCCGGGTGATTTACGGGGGGCGGCTCGATTACCGCAACGTAACGGGCAACAACGACCGGCTGGGTGTGATTGCGGAGTTTGGGTTTCTGCGCCGTTTTTTTGTAACCTACCAGCGGCCCTACATCGACCGGGCGCAACGGTTGGGCTTTCGGGTCGATGCGCTGTATCAGACCAACAAGGAGATTGCCTACCGGTCGCGATTTGATAAACTGGTTTTTTTGCGCTCTGAAGAACTCCTGCGCCGACGCCTGTACGTGGGGGCATCGCTCACACACCGCAACGGATTTTACCAGTTTCACGGTCTGGGGCTGCGGTACGTCGACAATCAGATTGCCGATACCGTAGCGCGGCTCAACCCGGCGTACTACGGCGATGCCCGCACCCGCCAACGGTACCTGCAACTCAGCTACGGCTACCGGTTCGACCGGCGCGACAATGTGGCTTACCCGCTGCGGGGTTCGCTCATCACGGGCGATCTGATCTGGAACGGTCTCTTACCCCGCGACGATCTGCGGCAGGTGGAGCTGGTGGCTTCGGCAGCCCGATTCTGGGCACTGAGCCCCAAACCCGACAACCGCTGGTACGCCAGTTCGGGGGTGCGGGGACAGGTTATTTTTCCCCAATCGCAACCCTACAACGATCTGCGCGGGCTGGGCTATTTGCAGGAGGTGGTGCGGGGTTACGAGCTGTACATCATCGACGGACAGCATTTCGGACTCTGGAAAAACAGCCTCCGGTACAATCTTTTCAATACCGTTAAGCACCTCCGCTGGGTGAAGGTAAAGCAGTTTAGCACCTTCCCGATTGCCGCCTACCTGACTGGCTTCGTCGATGCGGGTTATGTGTCGAGCACGATAGCCCGCCCTTTCGAGAGCCGACTCGCCAACCGACCTTTGCTAGGCACCGGCCTGAGCCTCGACGTGGTCACGTTTTACAATGTGGTCGGGCGGTTCAGCGCAACGGTCAACGGGCAGGGGCAGCGCGGTTTTTATTTCAACATCGCGCAAGAATTTTAA
- a CDS encoding amidophosphoribosyltransferase, translating into MSDAIKHECGIALIRLRKPYQYYIDKYKTPLYAARKLYLLMNKQVNRGQDGAGVANIKLDVPPGHRYISRYRSVEQQPVTDIFEKIDKKVRKALKGHKEFANDGHWLQENVAFTGEVWMGHLRYGTHGANEIENCHPMLRQSNWRSRNLVVAGNFNMTNVDELFDKLVSLGQHPKEYVDTVTVMEKIGHFLDEENQRVFDRFKGIYENPDLSDIIEDNLDLQRVLHRSCRDFDGGYAMVGMTGYGASFVARDPAGIRPAYYYADDEVVVVASEKPAIKTAFNVEYNQIQEVQPGHALIIDKYGEYGEYEFRKPVEKKSCSFERIYFSRATDPDIYNERKTLGKLLIPQILKEIDYDLENTVFSYIPNTAETAFFGMVEGLEDYLAKQRKKAIMDGILFEQDLERLLTFRPRIEKLVSKDVKLRTFITDDAHRDDMVSHVYDTTFEVIKKGKDNVVVVDDSIVRGTTLEKSILRMLDRLGPKKIVIVSSAPQIRFPDCYGIDMSKPKEFVAFRAALELLKDRGLEHLLDEVYAQCVASIETGNANADNYVKALFDPFTHEELSRKVAEIITPPDLKAEVAVVYQTVENLHVACPNHSGDWYFTGNYPTPGGNKVVNKAFVNFMEGKLVRAY; encoded by the coding sequence ATGAGCGACGCCATCAAACACGAGTGCGGAATTGCCCTCATCCGCCTTCGCAAGCCCTATCAGTATTACATCGACAAGTACAAAACGCCCCTGTACGCAGCCCGCAAACTGTATCTGCTCATGAACAAGCAGGTAAACCGGGGGCAAGATGGAGCTGGCGTAGCCAACATTAAGCTCGATGTACCGCCGGGTCACCGCTACATCAGCCGGTACCGTTCGGTGGAGCAGCAACCCGTGACGGATATCTTCGAGAAAATCGACAAGAAAGTCCGGAAAGCGCTCAAAGGCCACAAAGAGTTTGCCAACGACGGCCATTGGTTGCAGGAAAACGTAGCCTTTACGGGCGAAGTCTGGATGGGCCACCTGCGGTACGGCACGCACGGGGCCAACGAAATTGAAAACTGCCATCCCATGCTCCGTCAAAGCAACTGGCGCAGCCGGAATCTGGTAGTAGCGGGCAACTTCAACATGACCAACGTGGATGAGCTGTTCGATAAGCTCGTTTCGCTCGGTCAGCACCCCAAAGAGTATGTCGATACAGTAACGGTCATGGAAAAAATTGGCCACTTTCTCGACGAAGAAAACCAGCGCGTATTCGACCGGTTCAAAGGCATTTACGAGAACCCCGACCTCTCCGACATTATCGAAGACAACCTTGATCTTCAGCGGGTTCTACACCGCTCGTGCCGCGATTTCGACGGTGGCTATGCGATGGTCGGTATGACCGGCTACGGCGCTTCGTTTGTGGCCCGCGACCCGGCCGGTATTCGGCCCGCTTACTATTACGCCGACGATGAGGTGGTGGTAGTGGCCTCCGAAAAGCCCGCAATCAAAACGGCCTTCAACGTTGAGTACAATCAGATTCAGGAGGTACAGCCGGGTCATGCGCTGATCATCGACAAGTACGGCGAGTACGGCGAGTATGAGTTTCGGAAGCCCGTCGAGAAAAAATCATGCAGCTTTGAGCGCATCTATTTCTCCCGCGCTACCGACCCCGACATTTACAACGAGCGGAAAACACTGGGCAAACTGCTCATTCCGCAGATTTTGAAAGAGATCGACTACGACCTCGAAAACACCGTCTTCTCGTACATCCCAAATACGGCCGAAACGGCTTTCTTCGGCATGGTCGAGGGCCTGGAAGACTACCTGGCCAAGCAACGCAAGAAGGCCATTATGGACGGCATTCTGTTTGAGCAAGACCTCGAACGGCTGCTCACCTTCCGGCCGCGCATCGAAAAGCTGGTGTCAAAAGACGTTAAACTACGGACGTTCATCACCGACGATGCTCACCGCGACGATATGGTTTCGCACGTTTACGATACCACGTTCGAGGTTATCAAAAAAGGCAAAGACAACGTGGTGGTGGTCGATGATTCGATTGTCCGGGGAACTACGCTTGAGAAAAGCATCTTGCGGATGCTCGATCGGCTGGGTCCGAAGAAAATCGTGATTGTCTCGTCGGCTCCACAGATTCGGTTCCCCGACTGTTACGGTATCGACATGTCGAAGCCGAAGGAGTTCGTTGCCTTCCGGGCGGCTTTGGAGCTACTGAAAGACCGTGGTCTGGAGCATCTGCTCGACGAAGTGTACGCTCAATGCGTGGCTTCTATTGAAACGGGCAACGCCAATGCCGACAACTACGTGAAGGCCCTTTTCGACCCTTTCACCCACGAGGAATTGTCGCGTAAAGTGGCCGAGATCATCACCCCGCCCGACCTGAAAGCCGAAGTTGCAGTAGTATATCAAACGGTTGAAAACCTGCACGTTGCCTGCCCTAACCATTCGGGCGACTGGTACTTCACGGGCAATTACCCTACCCCCGGTGGCAACAAGGTGGTTAATAAGGCCTTTGTAAACTTTATGGAGGGCAAACTGGTGCGGGCTTACTAA
- a CDS encoding PfkB family carbohydrate kinase: MEKTIDILAVGELLADLIGQQMHDSLLDTPTFERFQGGSPANMAANMARLGNRAALVACVGNDNLGLYLVDEVGRAGVDTEHIARSTHEPTSIVLVSRSKGTPDFIAYRQADRQLMPYHLPDTLLTQARLFHTTCFALSQEPAQSTLVDAAARAGRVGCQVSIDCNYAPSIWPDREQAWQVIKAYCSAGALVKLSEDDAARLYGQPAGTDQIIADFHEMGATLVCLTLGAEGSLVSTNGGADRVQLPGRNIDVIDVTGAGDAYWAGFLTAWLDGRNPAACAEAGADVAVMKLTRKGPLPTGISI, encoded by the coding sequence ATGGAAAAGACAATTGATATTCTGGCCGTAGGTGAGTTGCTCGCTGACCTCATTGGGCAACAAATGCACGACAGCCTGCTCGATACGCCCACGTTTGAGCGGTTTCAGGGAGGCTCGCCCGCCAATATGGCCGCCAACATGGCCCGGTTGGGCAACCGGGCGGCTCTGGTAGCCTGCGTAGGCAACGATAATCTGGGTCTGTATCTGGTCGATGAGGTTGGGCGCGCTGGCGTTGATACGGAGCATATTGCCCGCTCTACTCACGAACCTACGAGTATCGTGCTGGTGTCGCGGAGCAAAGGAACCCCCGACTTCATTGCGTACCGGCAGGCCGACCGCCAACTGATGCCGTATCACCTGCCCGACACCTTGCTCACGCAGGCCCGGCTGTTTCATACCACCTGTTTTGCGCTGAGTCAGGAGCCCGCCCAAAGCACACTGGTCGATGCGGCCGCGCGGGCGGGGCGTGTAGGTTGTCAGGTGAGTATCGATTGCAATTACGCCCCGAGCATCTGGCCCGACCGCGAGCAGGCCTGGCAGGTCATTAAAGCCTATTGTTCGGCGGGGGCATTGGTGAAACTGAGCGAAGACGATGCCGCCCGGCTGTATGGTCAACCCGCTGGTACAGATCAGATTATCGCTGATTTTCACGAGATGGGGGCCACGCTTGTATGCCTGACGCTGGGCGCCGAGGGCAGCCTGGTGTCGACCAATGGCGGGGCCGACCGGGTGCAGCTCCCCGGCCGAAACATTGATGTTATCGACGTAACGGGTGCGGGCGATGCCTACTGGGCTGGTTTCCTGACGGCCTGGCTCGACGGTCGCAACCCGGCGGCCTGCGCCGAAGCCGGCGCCGATGTCGCCGTAATGAAGCTGACCCGCAAAGGGCCGTTACCAACGGGTATCAGCATATAG
- a CDS encoding DUF4136 domain-containing protein, translated as MRTSKFKSVGAGVALALWAALSTTLVSCRDQALRDLSPDDSRVYITNYDRSANFSQFRTFSLPDSVVIESNDRVRTSLSPVEGRFIDRLAETLTSRGYQRVNIGQPADMGVAVIRVSNRYTGVTTNPYAGYYTNYWYGGGFGFDPFYPYYPNYYQFYTVQEQFWQIQIVNLRAQPGSGSNGQNQLPVIFQADIRGDNLTDNEAVDRAVEAIFAQSSFLQAGR; from the coding sequence ATGAGAACGAGTAAATTTAAATCCGTTGGCGCGGGGGTAGCCCTCGCGCTCTGGGCAGCTTTGAGCACCACACTTGTCTCCTGCCGCGATCAGGCCCTCCGCGATCTATCGCCCGACGATAGCCGGGTGTACATCACCAACTACGACCGGTCAGCCAATTTCAGTCAGTTCCGTACGTTTAGCCTGCCCGACTCCGTCGTGATTGAATCCAACGACCGGGTTCGTACGTCGCTTTCACCCGTTGAGGGCCGGTTTATCGACCGGCTGGCCGAAACACTCACCAGCCGGGGGTACCAGCGGGTCAATATCGGGCAACCGGCCGACATGGGCGTGGCCGTGATCCGGGTTTCGAACCGATACACCGGCGTAACAACTAACCCCTACGCTGGCTACTATACGAACTACTGGTACGGGGGCGGTTTTGGCTTTGACCCGTTTTACCCGTACTACCCCAATTATTACCAGTTCTATACCGTACAGGAGCAATTCTGGCAAATCCAGATTGTGAACCTACGGGCTCAGCCCGGTTCGGGCAGCAACGGCCAGAACCAACTTCCGGTTATTTTCCAGGCCGACATCCGGGGTGATAACCTGACCGACAACGAGGCTGTTGACCGGGCCGTTGAAGCCATTTTTGCCCAATCTTCATTCTTACAGGCCGGTCGGTAA